A part of Deltaproteobacteria bacterium PRO3 genomic DNA contains:
- the tatA gene encoding twin-arginine translocase TatA/TatE family subunit, protein MYPLAIFGLGPPELILLFVIILIIFGAGKIPQIGSGLGKGIRNFRKAVKGEEEGAPESKEPPEPK, encoded by the coding sequence ATGTACCCCTTAGCCATCTTCGGCCTCGGCCCCCCCGAGCTGATTCTCTTGTTCGTGATCATCCTGATCATCTTCGGCGCCGGCAAGATCCCCCAGATCGGCAGCGGCCTGGGGAAAGGGATCCGCAACTTCCGCAAGGCCGTGAAGGGCGAGGAAGAGGGCGCCCCGGAGTCCAAAGAGCCGCCCGAGCCGAAATAA
- a CDS encoding 6-carboxytetrahydropterin synthase translates to MYEVIITQPFVAAHRLKLYDGEWEPLHGHNWKVEVRLAGKDLDRIEVLIDFLEVKKELQAFLKEIDYTYLNENLKLEGRNPSAEVVAYWLFQKMKGKIQHPVARVMKVTVWETDDCAASYAEA, encoded by the coding sequence ATGTACGAGGTCATCATCACCCAACCCTTTGTCGCCGCCCACCGCCTCAAGCTTTATGACGGGGAGTGGGAGCCGCTGCACGGGCACAACTGGAAGGTCGAGGTGCGGCTGGCCGGGAAGGACCTGGATCGCATCGAGGTCCTGATCGACTTCCTCGAGGTCAAGAAAGAGCTCCAGGCCTTCCTCAAAGAGATCGACTACACCTATCTCAACGAAAACCTGAAGCTGGAGGGCCGCAATCCCTCCGCCGAGGTGGTGGCCTATTGGCTCTTCCAAAAGATGAAGGGCAAGATCCAGCACCCCGTCGCGCGCGTCATGAAGGTCACCGTCTGGGAGACCGACGACTGCGCCGCCAGCTACGCGGAGGCTTGA
- the queC gene encoding 7-cyano-7-deazaguanine synthase QueC, translated as MARSFVALLSGGLDSTVAAYAARKEGPVGVALVFDYGQRAAKREVEAAKQIAKRLGAKCRVIKLPFLEEVTKTALVMNDKVIPQIKMAKLDDRSEAEKSAQDVWVPNRNGLFLNIAACVAEGEGFSEIVVGFNAEEAATFPDNSANFVDRVERCLELSTLSRPRLFVPTIGLNKTEIVRLGLSLDAPFGEVYSCYRGQKRQCGRCESCLRSMRAYEKAGIWPQMQERFGS; from the coding sequence ATGGCCCGCAGCTTCGTTGCACTGCTCTCCGGGGGACTCGACTCGACCGTCGCCGCCTATGCCGCGCGGAAAGAAGGGCCGGTCGGCGTCGCGCTGGTCTTCGATTACGGGCAACGCGCGGCCAAGCGGGAGGTCGAGGCGGCCAAGCAGATCGCCAAGCGCCTCGGGGCCAAATGCCGCGTCATCAAACTTCCGTTTTTGGAAGAGGTCACCAAGACGGCCCTCGTCATGAACGACAAGGTCATCCCCCAGATCAAGATGGCCAAGCTCGACGACCGCAGCGAGGCGGAGAAATCCGCGCAGGATGTCTGGGTCCCCAACCGCAACGGGCTGTTTTTGAACATCGCCGCCTGCGTCGCCGAGGGCGAGGGCTTTTCCGAGATCGTGGTCGGCTTCAACGCCGAAGAGGCCGCGACCTTCCCCGATAACAGCGCCAACTTCGTCGACCGCGTCGAGCGCTGCCTCGAGCTCTCCACCCTAAGCCGGCCCCGCCTCTTCGTCCCGACGATCGGCCTCAACAAGACCGAGATCGTCCGGCTGGGCCTTTCGTTGGACGCGCCCTTCGGCGAGGTCTACAGTTGTTACCGCGGCCAAAAGCGCCAGTGCGGCCGCTGCGAGTCCTGCCTGCGCTCGATGCGGGCCTACGAGAAGGCCGGGATTTGGCCGCAGATGCAGGAACGATTCGGGAGTTGA
- a CDS encoding DUF366 family protein, with protein sequence MLTHFSETELTYDGTQLTSHFAYRGFGLLGDSVVAFLGPCEVKLEALVDLEDVRRNAPIYSRHMLHFLWESFVLDLRGAAAFQRLMVAVVAEELRARGAAGLIRRGDDLYLGERKLSVSIAAASPVSTLIHLGLNVTGEGAPVPALGLADLGVDAAAFAKICLERFREEYEGVLKASYKVRPVD encoded by the coding sequence GTGCTGACCCATTTTTCCGAGACCGAACTGACCTACGACGGCACCCAGCTGACCAGCCATTTCGCCTACCGGGGCTTCGGCCTCTTGGGCGACAGCGTCGTCGCCTTCCTGGGGCCCTGCGAGGTCAAGCTCGAGGCCCTGGTCGACCTCGAGGACGTCCGGCGCAATGCGCCGATCTACAGCCGGCACATGCTGCACTTCCTGTGGGAGAGCTTCGTCCTCGACCTGCGCGGGGCCGCCGCCTTTCAGCGCCTGATGGTCGCGGTGGTCGCCGAGGAGCTGCGGGCCCGGGGTGCCGCCGGGTTGATTCGCCGGGGAGACGACCTCTATCTCGGCGAGCGCAAGCTCAGCGTCTCCATCGCCGCCGCCTCGCCGGTCTCCACCCTGATCCACCTGGGGCTCAACGTCACCGGGGAGGGCGCGCCGGTCCCGGCCCTGGGCCTGGCCGATTTAGGGGTTGACGCCGCGGCCTTCGCTAAGATTTGCTTGGAGCGCTTTCGGGAGGAATACGAGGGCGTTCTCAAGGCCAGCTACAAGGTAAGGCCCGTGGATTGA
- a CDS encoding 7-carboxy-7-deazaguanine synthase QueE, which produces MKPMQTNLIEIFSSFQGEGPHVGEPMAFLRFQDCALSCRFCDTPASFERHARFRVEAPPQSGQFRYFPNPVDGALLIDLLKPFAGQALSLTGGEPLQQADFLAAWLPRLRWSSPVLLETNGVLPAALAKVLDFVDIVSMDIKLPSVTGMRPYWKEHAEFLRLARAKEVYVKVVVSNPTDLGELKEAIALVEAEAPGVPFILQPVTPAGEVRERIPEERLKELYRFSKQHLEDVRVIPQVHPILGLL; this is translated from the coding sequence TTGAAACCGATGCAGACCAACTTGATCGAGATCTTCTCCAGCTTCCAAGGTGAAGGCCCCCATGTCGGGGAGCCGATGGCCTTCCTGCGCTTCCAGGACTGCGCGCTCTCCTGCCGTTTCTGCGACACGCCGGCCTCCTTCGAGCGCCATGCCCGGTTTCGCGTCGAGGCCCCGCCGCAGAGCGGGCAATTTCGGTATTTCCCCAATCCCGTCGACGGGGCGCTGCTCATCGACCTGCTGAAACCCTTCGCCGGCCAAGCCCTCAGCCTCACCGGCGGAGAGCCGCTTCAGCAGGCCGACTTCCTCGCCGCCTGGCTGCCGCGACTGCGTTGGAGTTCCCCCGTCCTGCTCGAGACCAACGGCGTCCTGCCCGCGGCCCTGGCCAAGGTGCTCGACTTCGTCGACATCGTCAGCATGGACATCAAGCTCCCCTCGGTCACCGGGATGCGGCCCTACTGGAAGGAGCACGCCGAGTTTCTGCGCCTCGCCCGCGCCAAAGAGGTCTACGTCAAGGTCGTGGTCTCCAACCCCACCGACTTAGGCGAGCTCAAGGAGGCCATTGCCCTGGTCGAGGCCGAGGCGCCCGGGGTCCCCTTCATCCTGCAGCCGGTGACGCCGGCGGGCGAGGTCCGCGAGCGGATCCCCGAGGAGCGCTTGAAAGAGCTGTACCGTTTCTCCAAGCAACACCTGGAAGACGTCCGCGTCATTCCCCAGGTCCACCCCATCCTGGGCCTTTTGTAG
- a CDS encoding deoxyguanosinetriphosphate triphosphohydrolase, which translates to MSLQTRQELEAWEEKTLATYASHCARSMGREYPQDEHPYRTRFQRDRDRIVHSKAFRRLEYKTQVFVNHEGDHYRTRLTHSLEVAQISRSIARMLRLNEDLAEGICLAHDLGHPPFGHSGQDVMNDLMKDKGGFEHNRQSLRIVTVLEDRYPRFPGLNLSFEVLEGISKHFTDYDLPDGRGFHREGQPSLEAQIANLSDEIAYNNHDLDDGLRSGMITLAQLREVEIWQELFERVEAELPEARLKVKVHETIRRLINRLVTDLVEHTMAGIENLKIQTVEDVRRAPRQLVGYSEQLRGKNAELKKFLFKNLYRHYRVERMADKAERILRDLFRAYTHNPKILPPWVFERAGSDDPMRAICDYVAGMTDRFALDEHQKLYDPHARV; encoded by the coding sequence ATGTCGCTGCAAACGCGTCAAGAACTGGAGGCTTGGGAAGAGAAGACCCTGGCAACCTACGCCAGCCACTGCGCCCGTTCGATGGGCCGCGAGTACCCGCAGGACGAACACCCCTACCGCACCCGCTTTCAGCGCGACCGCGACCGCATCGTCCACAGCAAGGCCTTCCGCCGCCTCGAGTATAAGACCCAGGTCTTCGTCAACCACGAGGGCGACCACTACCGCACGCGGCTTACGCACAGCCTGGAGGTCGCGCAGATCTCCCGCAGCATCGCGCGAATGCTCAGGCTCAACGAAGACCTGGCGGAGGGGATCTGCCTGGCCCACGACTTGGGCCACCCGCCCTTCGGCCACTCCGGCCAGGACGTGATGAACGACCTGATGAAGGACAAGGGCGGCTTCGAGCACAACCGCCAGTCGCTGCGCATCGTGACGGTCTTGGAAGACCGCTACCCGCGTTTCCCGGGCCTGAACCTGAGCTTCGAGGTCCTGGAGGGCATCTCCAAGCACTTCACCGACTACGACCTCCCGGACGGCCGCGGCTTCCACCGCGAGGGCCAGCCCAGTCTGGAGGCGCAGATCGCCAACTTGAGCGACGAGATCGCCTACAACAACCACGACCTGGACGACGGGCTGCGCTCCGGCATGATCACCCTGGCCCAGCTGCGCGAAGTGGAGATCTGGCAGGAGCTCTTCGAGCGCGTCGAGGCCGAGCTGCCGGAGGCGCGCCTCAAGGTGAAGGTGCACGAGACGATCCGGCGCCTGATCAACCGCCTCGTCACCGACTTGGTCGAGCACACGATGGCCGGGATCGAAAATTTAAAGATCCAAACCGTGGAAGACGTGCGCAGGGCCCCGCGTCAATTGGTGGGCTACAGCGAGCAGCTGCGCGGCAAGAACGCCGAACTCAAGAAGTTCCTTTTCAAAAACCTCTATCGGCACTATCGTGTCGAGCGGATGGCGGACAAGGCCGAGCGCATCCTGCGCGACCTGTTCCGCGCCTATACGCACAACCCGAAGATCCTCCCGCCCTGGGTCTTCGAGCGCGCCGGCAGCGACGACCCGATGCGGGCGATCTGCGACTACGTGGCGGGGATGACAGATCGCTTCGCGCTGGACGAGCATCAAAAGTTGTACGATCCGCATGCGCGGGTGTAA
- a CDS encoding class I SAM-dependent rRNA methyltransferase, whose protein sequence is MADFPQIHAAWQRRRALVREQRLDAWRLVHGAADGMEGLSVDDYRGRYLITVEAEAWLEDRAGLEAALAEVQEELRPAFAPKFYWVANLPKQRGALPGEEIDRFEVVEDGSRFEVHLGEGPHTGLFLDQRENRREVCKLAKGRRCLNLFCHTGAFTVAALQGGASEAVSVDLSKNYLAWLERNLELNELEDRPHRSVASDAAAYLERAARGGEVFDLVILDPPTFGRGKGSTFSTIRDYGRLLAACLQILSPTGRILACLNTRKVAAEEFRDFLKEAAKTARRKVLRRPAPPPDFPETAGAPGALKAYWIA, encoded by the coding sequence TTGGCGGATTTTCCTCAAATTCACGCGGCTTGGCAACGCCGCCGCGCCCTGGTTCGGGAGCAGAGGCTCGACGCCTGGCGGCTGGTCCATGGGGCGGCCGACGGGATGGAGGGCTTAAGCGTCGACGATTACCGCGGGCGCTACCTGATCACCGTCGAAGCCGAGGCCTGGCTGGAGGACCGCGCCGGCCTGGAGGCAGCGTTGGCCGAGGTGCAGGAGGAGCTGCGCCCCGCCTTCGCGCCGAAATTCTACTGGGTGGCGAACCTCCCGAAGCAACGGGGCGCCCTGCCCGGCGAGGAGATCGACCGCTTCGAGGTCGTCGAGGACGGCTCCCGCTTCGAGGTGCACCTGGGCGAGGGCCCGCACACCGGGCTCTTCCTCGACCAAAGGGAGAACCGCCGCGAGGTCTGTAAGCTCGCCAAGGGCCGGCGCTGCCTCAACCTGTTTTGCCATACGGGTGCCTTCACGGTGGCGGCCTTGCAAGGCGGAGCCTCCGAGGCGGTGTCCGTCGATCTTTCAAAAAACTACCTGGCCTGGCTGGAGCGAAATTTGGAACTGAACGAGCTGGAGGACCGGCCCCACCGCTCCGTCGCCTCGGACGCCGCGGCCTACCTGGAGCGAGCGGCCCGGGGAGGGGAAGTCTTCGACCTCGTGATCCTCGATCCCCCGACCTTCGGCAGAGGCAAGGGTTCGACCTTCTCGACGATTCGAGACTACGGTCGCCTGCTCGCGGCCTGCCTTCAGATCTTGAGCCCCACCGGGCGGATATTGGCCTGCCTCAACACGCGGAAGGTCGCCGCCGAGGAGTTTCGCGATTTCCTCAAGGAGGCCGCGAAGACCGCGCGTCGCAAGGTGCTGCGGCGACCCGCCCCGCCGCCCGATTTTCCGGAAACCGCCGGCGCACCGGGGGCGCTCAAGGCCTATTGGATCGCCTGA
- the acnA gene encoding aconitate hydratase AcnA, with amino-acid sequence MKAPQSRNSFGTRQALSVAGQKYQIFSLKSLAAKFPQVDRLPFSLKVLLENLLRFEDDNSVKKEHVEALVKWDPQAVPTQEIAFRPARVLLQDFTGVPVVVDLAAMREAIQKMGGDPKKINPLQPMDLVIDHSVQVDAFGRPDAAKVNADLEFQRNQERYRFLRWGQGAFENFRVVPPDTGIVHQVNLEYLAPVVFSLKIGQACDGEAFAYPDTLVGTDSHTTMINGLGVVGWGVGGIEAEAAMLGQPISMLIPQVVGFKLSGKLPEGATATDLVLTVTQMLRKKGVVGKFVEFYGPGLSNLSLPDRATLANMAPEYGATIGFFPVDEEALRYLELSGRAHLVDLVRAYSQEQGLFRTDATPDPVFSDTLELDLATVEPSLAGPKRPQDRVPLRQSKKMFREALREMLKGKLEKVDPKRLETWLSEGGSQTQCAHQDAARAELGEIGKCAKVEHGGGDCSHLEQGAVVIAAITSCTNTSNPSVMLAAGLLAKKAVERGLSSKPWVKTSLAPGSLVVTEYLKKAGLMPALDKLGFHVVGYGCTTCIGNSGPLPEPVAAAIEREDLVASAVLSGNRNFEGRINPLVRFNYLASPPLVVAYALAGRMDIDLYAEPIGKDPQGKDVFLKDIWPSRQEIDAAIRASIQAEMYGQSYSDVFRGDPNWQNLQVPKGETFQWDPDSTYVKHPPYFEGMPKQPAPIRDLKGARILALLGDSVTTDHISPAGSIKPSSPAGKYLQSLGVKPEDFNSYGARRGNHEVMMRGTFANIRLKNLMLPGTEGGVTAHLPDGEQMSIYDAAMKYKREGVPLVVFAGKEYGTGSSRDWAAKGTYLLGVRAVIAESFERIHRSNLVGMGVLPLQFEEGQSWSSLGLTGREQVTIDGIAGGLKPFQKLKVVAKGEGGEKSFQVTLRIDTPDEIEYYRHGGILQYVLRQLLAA; translated from the coding sequence ATGAAAGCGCCTCAATCCCGCAACAGTTTCGGCACCCGGCAGGCCCTCTCGGTCGCCGGACAAAAATACCAGATTTTCAGCCTCAAGTCCCTGGCGGCGAAATTTCCCCAGGTGGACCGCTTGCCCTTTTCCTTGAAGGTCCTGCTCGAGAACCTCCTGCGCTTCGAGGACGACAACTCCGTGAAAAAAGAGCACGTCGAGGCCCTCGTGAAGTGGGACCCGCAGGCCGTCCCGACCCAAGAAATCGCCTTCCGCCCCGCGCGGGTCCTGTTGCAAGACTTCACCGGCGTTCCCGTCGTCGTCGACCTGGCCGCCATGCGAGAGGCCATTCAAAAGATGGGCGGAGATCCGAAAAAGATCAACCCCCTGCAGCCGATGGACCTGGTCATCGACCACTCAGTGCAGGTCGACGCCTTCGGCCGGCCCGACGCGGCGAAGGTCAACGCGGACCTCGAATTCCAGCGCAACCAAGAGCGCTACCGCTTCCTGCGCTGGGGGCAGGGGGCCTTTGAGAATTTCCGCGTCGTCCCGCCCGACACCGGCATTGTCCACCAGGTCAACCTCGAATACCTCGCGCCGGTGGTCTTCTCGCTGAAGATCGGACAGGCCTGCGACGGCGAGGCCTTCGCCTACCCCGACACCCTGGTCGGCACCGACTCGCACACGACCATGATCAACGGCCTGGGCGTCGTCGGCTGGGGCGTGGGCGGCATCGAGGCCGAGGCGGCCATGTTGGGCCAGCCCATCTCGATGCTGATCCCGCAGGTGGTGGGTTTCAAGCTGAGCGGCAAGCTGCCCGAGGGAGCGACCGCGACAGACCTGGTGCTCACCGTCACGCAGATGCTGCGCAAGAAGGGCGTGGTCGGGAAGTTCGTCGAGTTCTACGGCCCGGGCCTCTCCAATCTAAGCCTGCCCGACCGCGCGACCTTGGCCAACATGGCGCCGGAGTACGGCGCGACCATCGGTTTCTTCCCCGTCGACGAGGAGGCCCTGCGCTACCTCGAGCTGAGCGGCCGCGCGCACCTGGTCGACTTGGTGCGAGCGTATTCGCAAGAGCAGGGCCTGTTCCGCACCGACGCCACGCCGGATCCCGTTTTTTCCGACACCCTCGAGCTCGACCTGGCTACCGTCGAGCCCTCGCTCGCCGGTCCCAAGCGCCCGCAAGACCGAGTGCCGCTGCGGCAATCCAAAAAGATGTTCCGCGAGGCCCTGCGCGAGATGCTGAAGGGCAAGCTCGAGAAGGTCGACCCCAAGCGCCTCGAGACCTGGCTCTCCGAGGGCGGCTCGCAGACCCAGTGCGCGCACCAGGACGCGGCGCGCGCCGAGCTGGGCGAGATCGGCAAGTGCGCGAAGGTCGAGCACGGCGGCGGCGATTGCTCGCACTTGGAGCAAGGCGCGGTCGTGATCGCCGCGATCACGAGCTGCACCAACACCTCCAATCCCTCCGTCATGCTGGCGGCCGGTCTCCTCGCCAAGAAGGCGGTGGAGCGGGGTCTAAGCTCCAAGCCCTGGGTCAAGACCAGCCTGGCCCCCGGCTCGCTGGTCGTCACCGAATATCTTAAAAAGGCCGGTCTCATGCCCGCCCTCGACAAGCTGGGCTTCCACGTGGTCGGCTACGGCTGCACCACCTGCATCGGCAACAGCGGGCCGCTGCCCGAGCCGGTCGCCGCCGCGATCGAGCGGGAGGACTTGGTCGCCTCGGCGGTGCTCTCGGGCAACCGCAACTTCGAGGGTCGCATCAACCCGCTGGTGCGCTTCAACTACCTGGCCTCGCCGCCCCTCGTGGTGGCCTATGCCCTGGCCGGGCGCATGGACATCGATCTCTACGCCGAGCCGATTGGCAAGGACCCGCAGGGGAAGGACGTCTTCCTGAAGGATATTTGGCCGAGCCGGCAGGAGATCGACGCCGCGATCCGCGCCTCGATCCAGGCCGAGATGTACGGCCAGTCCTACTCCGACGTCTTCAGGGGCGATCCCAATTGGCAAAACCTCCAGGTGCCGAAGGGCGAGACCTTCCAGTGGGACCCCGATTCGACCTACGTCAAGCATCCGCCTTATTTCGAGGGGATGCCCAAGCAGCCCGCGCCGATCCGGGACTTGAAAGGAGCGCGCATCCTCGCCCTGCTGGGCGATTCGGTCACTACCGACCACATCTCGCCGGCCGGCTCGATCAAGCCCAGCTCGCCCGCGGGGAAATACCTGCAATCGCTCGGCGTCAAGCCGGAGGACTTCAACTCCTACGGCGCGCGCCGCGGCAACCACGAGGTGATGATGCGCGGGACCTTCGCCAATATCCGCCTGAAAAACCTGATGCTGCCGGGGACCGAGGGCGGCGTGACCGCGCATCTCCCCGACGGGGAACAGATGTCGATCTACGACGCGGCGATGAAATACAAGCGGGAAGGCGTGCCACTGGTGGTCTTCGCCGGCAAGGAATACGGCACCGGATCCTCCCGAGATTGGGCGGCCAAGGGCACCTACCTCTTGGGCGTGCGCGCGGTGATCGCCGAGAGCTTCGAGCGCATCCACCGCAGTAACTTGGTCGGCATGGGGGTGCTTCCTCTGCAGTTCGAGGAGGGGCAGAGTTGGTCCTCTCTCGGGTTGACCGGGCGCGAGCAGGTGACGATCGACGGCATCGCGGGCGGCCTGAAGCCTTTCCAAAAGCTCAAGGTCGTGGCCAAGGGCGAGGGGGGCGAAAAATCCTTCCAGGTCACCTTAAGAATCGACACGCCGGACGAGATCGAATACTATCGCCACGGCGGGATTTTGCAGTACGTCCTGCGCCAATTGTTGGCCGCTTAA
- a CDS encoding P-II family nitrogen regulator yields MKKIEAIIKPFKLDEVKEALQGIGIQGMTLSEVKGFGRQKGHTELYRGAEYKVDFLPKIQLEVVVSDADAPKVLETIQKTASTGKIGDGKIFVSNVEEVIRIRTGETGSNAI; encoded by the coding sequence ATGAAGAAAATCGAAGCCATCATCAAACCCTTCAAGCTCGACGAGGTGAAAGAGGCCCTGCAAGGCATCGGCATCCAGGGCATGACCCTCTCCGAGGTCAAGGGCTTCGGCCGGCAAAAGGGCCACACCGAGCTCTACCGCGGGGCGGAATACAAGGTGGACTTCCTCCCCAAGATCCAACTCGAGGTCGTGGTCAGCGACGCGGACGCCCCCAAGGTGCTCGAGACCATCCAGAAGACCGCATCCACCGGCAAGATCGGGGACGGCAAGATCTTCGTCAGCAACGTCGAAGAGGTGATCCGCATCCGCACCGGCGAGACCGGCTCCAACGCGATTTAA
- a CDS encoding Rrf2 family transcriptional regulator, with the protein MKITYKGDYALKTILDLSFFYGRQAVKIEDISRRQDIPKKFLERILLQLKRGGFVRSKKGPGGGYALARPPAKISMGEVIRFIEGPIAPIGCVSETAKTYCDFEGRCGLNSVFREVRDAVSRIVDRTSFEDIKVKTLGLIQASPEPPLYYEI; encoded by the coding sequence ATGAAGATCACTTATAAAGGCGACTATGCCCTGAAGACCATCCTGGACCTCTCTTTTTTTTACGGCCGCCAGGCCGTGAAGATCGAGGACATCAGCCGCCGCCAGGACATCCCGAAAAAATTCCTCGAGCGCATCCTTTTGCAGCTCAAGCGGGGCGGCTTCGTCCGCAGCAAGAAGGGACCCGGCGGCGGCTACGCCCTGGCCCGTCCTCCGGCCAAGATCTCGATGGGGGAGGTGATCCGCTTCATCGAGGGCCCCATCGCCCCCATCGGCTGCGTGAGCGAGACCGCCAAGACCTACTGCGACTTCGAGGGCCGCTGCGGCCTGAATTCCGTGTTTCGCGAGGTCCGCGACGCCGTCTCGAGGATCGTCGACCGCACCAGCTTCGAGGACATCAAAGTAAAAACCCTGGGATTGATCCAAGCCAGCCCCGAGCCGCCCCTCTACTATGAAATTTAA
- a CDS encoding sulfate ABC transporter substrate-binding protein, with amino-acid sequence MKFKLRHILTAACAAVAASACASQGVPESRTLTLGAYTTPREAFREIHRDFKKLWRERHGEAIEIRESYLGSGAQSRAVVDGFPADVVVLSLEPDVERIVKAGLITHPWREAPNAGILTRSLVAFAVRAGNPKGIRDWADLARPDVEVLSPNPRTSGGAMWNILAAYGAAERGHVAGFPAGSEGGAAYLAALLKRVIAMDKGARESILTFEKGLGDVALSYENEIKVGVAQSLGYPYEMVLPASTILIENPVALVDKNIERHGNRALAEAYRDYLFSPAAQRVFAKWGFRPVNPEAQRETAKEFRDPSDLFTIAAFGGWAKAVPEFFGKEGLFVRLSERERTVQK; translated from the coding sequence ATGAAATTTAAGCTGCGACACATCCTGACGGCCGCCTGTGCGGCGGTGGCGGCGAGCGCCTGCGCCTCGCAAGGGGTTCCCGAGAGCCGAACCTTGACGCTCGGCGCCTACACGACGCCGCGCGAGGCCTTCCGCGAGATCCACCGGGACTTCAAGAAGCTGTGGCGCGAGCGCCACGGCGAGGCGATCGAGATCCGCGAGTCCTACCTGGGCTCGGGCGCCCAGTCGCGCGCGGTGGTCGACGGCTTTCCGGCGGACGTCGTCGTCCTCTCGCTCGAGCCGGACGTCGAGCGCATCGTCAAGGCCGGCCTGATCACCCATCCCTGGCGGGAGGCGCCGAACGCCGGCATCCTGACGCGCTCGCTGGTCGCCTTCGCGGTGCGCGCCGGCAATCCCAAGGGCATCCGGGACTGGGCCGACTTGGCGCGTCCCGACGTCGAGGTCCTCTCTCCCAACCCCCGCACCAGCGGCGGCGCGATGTGGAACATCCTCGCGGCCTACGGCGCCGCCGAGCGCGGCCATGTTGCGGGCTTTCCGGCGGGAAGCGAGGGCGGGGCGGCCTACCTGGCGGCCCTGCTCAAGCGCGTCATCGCCATGGACAAGGGGGCGCGCGAGTCCATCCTGACCTTCGAAAAGGGGCTGGGCGACGTGGCCTTGAGCTACGAGAACGAGATCAAGGTCGGCGTGGCGCAGAGCCTGGGCTACCCCTATGAGATGGTCCTGCCCGCCTCGACGATCCTGATCGAGAATCCCGTCGCCTTGGTCGACAAGAACATCGAGCGCCACGGCAACCGCGCCCTGGCCGAGGCCTATCGCGACTACCTCTTCTCGCCCGCGGCCCAGCGGGTCTTTGCGAAGTGGGGTTTCCGCCCCGTGAATCCGGAGGCGCAGCGGGAGACGGCGAAGGAGTTCCGCGATCCCTCGGACCTCTTCACCATCGCGGCCTTCGGCGGCTGGGCGAAGGCGGTGCCGGAGTTTTTCGGCAAGGAAGGGCTCTTCGTGCGGCTTTCGGAGCGAGAGAGGACGGTGCAAAAATGA
- the cysT gene encoding sulfate ABC transporter permease subunit CysT yields MSATASMPTLRSWDVKGWGLRAVALSYLAFLLLLPLAALVQDGFREGPGVFFSNIFRPTAWAALKLTLWTSALMAAVNGVIGTLTAYVLVRYRFFGKSLLNAVVDLPFAIPTLVTGVMLVILYGPRDLLGGFFYQHFDWKILFAPPAIVLALLFVNYPIVVRSVQPVLEELDFAEEEAAATLGASSWRTFWRVVFPAIRPALLSGVLLSFARALGEFGSIVVVAGNLPLRSQTAAVYVWGEIESENRLGASAMSIVLLACSFTLVLVVDWLQRRKGRGRG; encoded by the coding sequence ATGAGCGCGACCGCTTCCATGCCGACCTTGCGCAGCTGGGACGTGAAGGGCTGGGGCCTGCGCGCCGTCGCGCTGAGCTACTTGGCCTTCCTGTTGCTCCTGCCCTTGGCGGCCCTCGTCCAGGACGGCTTTCGCGAGGGGCCGGGGGTTTTCTTCTCCAACATCTTCCGCCCCACCGCCTGGGCGGCCTTGAAGCTGACGCTCTGGACCTCGGCCCTGATGGCGGCGGTCAACGGCGTGATCGGCACGCTCACCGCCTATGTCCTGGTGCGCTACCGCTTCTTCGGAAAATCCCTGCTCAACGCCGTCGTGGACCTGCCCTTCGCCATCCCGACCCTGGTGACGGGCGTCATGCTGGTCATCCTCTACGGGCCGCGCGACCTGTTGGGAGGTTTTTTCTACCAACACTTTGACTGGAAGATCCTCTTCGCGCCGCCCGCCATCGTCCTCGCGCTGCTCTTCGTCAACTACCCCATCGTGGTGCGCAGCGTGCAGCCGGTCTTGGAGGAGCTGGACTTCGCCGAGGAAGAGGCCGCCGCGACCCTGGGCGCCTCGTCTTGGCGTACCTTCTGGCGCGTGGTCTTTCCCGCGATCCGCCCGGCGCTCTTAAGCGGCGTCCTGCTCAGCTTCGCCCGGGCCTTGGGCGAGTTCGGCTCGATCGTCGTGGTGGCCGGCAACCTGCCGCTGCGCAGCCAGACCGCCGCCGTCTATGTCTGGGGCGAGATCGAGTCCGAGAACCGGCTGGGCGCCAGCGCGATGTCCATCGTCCTGCTCGCCTGCTCCTTCACCCTGGTCCTCGTCGTCGATTGGCTGCAACGCCGGAAGGGGAGGGGCCGTGGCTAA